Proteins co-encoded in one Balearica regulorum gibbericeps isolate bBalReg1 chromosome 24, bBalReg1.pri, whole genome shotgun sequence genomic window:
- the LOC104630185 gene encoding olfactory receptor 10A7-like produces MKPTEGPESGNHTLMTEFVLYGLSNHPELQRLLFFTFCLIYTITIIGNLLIFMVTVHPTLRTPMYFFLRVLSFLDISTASIVVPKMLVNFLSQDRSISYMGCGTQLYGVIFLAATECYILAAMAYDRYVAICNPLRYAIIMNSRVCYPLVLLLCNVSVVQTAWVFTLPFCGPKNINYFFCDILPLIRLSCTDTSLYEKQIIIATALVIFTPFCLILVSYACIISSILKISSVEGRCKTFSTCSSHLIVVTLYCGSGTLIYLRPKAIFSQDAKKFLPLIYTSYVKPPGLQPEE; encoded by the coding sequence ATGAAGCCAACAGAGGGACCAGAATCAGGAAACCACACTCTGATGACTGAATTTGTCCTCTATGGATTGTCCAACCACCCAGAACTGCAGCGCTTGCTGTTCTTCACATTCTGCTTGATTTACACCATCACCATCATTGGGAATCTTCTCATCTTCATGGTCACAGTACACCCCACCCTCCGCACACCCATGTACTTTTTCCTCCGCGTCCTGTCCTTCCTGGATATTTCCACAGCATCAATCGTTGTTCCCAAGATGCTGGTAAACTTCCTGTCACAGGACAGGAGCATTTCCTACATGGGGTGTGGCACACAGCTCTATGGTGTGATTTTCTTAGCAGCCACTGAATGCTACATTTTGGCAGCCATGGCCTATGACCGTTACGTGGCCATATGCAACCCCCTTAGATATGCAATCATCATGAACAGCAGAGTTTGTTATCCCTTGGTCCTGCTCTTGTGTAACGTCTCTGTGGTGCAGACAGCTTGGGTGTTCACATTGCCATTTTGTGGGCCCAAGAATATTAACTACTTCTTCTGTGATATTCTCCCCCTCATCAGGCTCTCCTGCACTGACACCTCTTTGTATGAAAAGCAGATCATTATAGCCACAGCGCTGGTCATCTTTACACCATTTTGTCTCATCTTGGTATCCTATGCCTGCATCATCTCCAGCATCCTGAAGATTTCTTCTGTAGAGGGCAGATGCAAGACCTTCTCCACCTGTTCCTCACACCTAATTGTTGTAACATTGTACTGTGGAAGTGGGACCTTGATTTACTTACGGCCCAAAGCCATTTTCTCTCAAGATGCTAAGAAATTTCTGCCTCTTATATACACATCCTATGTTAAACCCCCTGGTTTACAGCCTGAGGAATAA